The Cyprinus carpio isolate SPL01 chromosome A3, ASM1834038v1, whole genome shotgun sequence genomic interval GTATAACCCTGTTTTTAGGGCTTTTGCAATGTAGGAATTGATATAAAACTcaccatttaaataattttaagacttTCTAAAACAGCAGGGAATATCAGAGCTTAGAAACGACTGTAAAAGCAAGAACATACAGTACTTAACGAAAGCATTTTCTTTAAGAACTTGTTAAGCGAAGCTGAGGAGCATAATCAAAGTGTCCTCTTCAAAGCTTCAAGCACAGTAGGAAATCACAGCTTTGCTCACATAAAGACAAAGGGCTCTTCAGATATTAAAGTGTGTTACACACAATAATTGGTAACAAATTTTCACAGGAGAAAAGTCATCAGCATTAAACTGAAACATGCTCAGAGGGTAACACATCgatagaaaacaaacagacagtgctactgaaaaaaagaaagaggagatCGTAAATAAGACATAATTTAGCATTGGAACCAAAACAACTAAGCAAAACACAAAGATGCAAGTGCGAGAGCCAAATTGAATGTACGTTTTCAATTTGCTCAGCGATTTGAATCATAAATAACTACAGACTCCTCTGTGCTCATTCAGTCAATGCGAAACTGTGGTGATGTCGATCAAAGCTGCTGAAATCCTCCGGCTCTGTTTGAGTTTTTTAATAAGGCTTCTGTAAGGCAGCATTAGTCGTGTGCTTTATTTTCATGGCTGATTCTGGAAGGGTAACGTTATAGTCATAGTGGTGTCCTGCGGCTCTGCGAGTGGGCGGTTGACCATTTCGTTCTCATTCTGTCTGGCATTCTCTTCATTCATGTGAGACACTTCTGTGGATCCAGCTTCGAAGCCAGGGACGGTGTTGGCCACATGGACCACGTGCACCTTATTTCGTCCCTTTTTGCTGAGGATGCAGCTGAAGACCTTCTTGAAACCCTTGCGAAAGTGTTTGGACACCAGGGCATAAACGATAGGGTTTAGGCAAGAGTTGGCGTAGGCCATACAGTGGGACAGCAGCCTGAAGGCGTAGGTGGTCTGATTGAAGGGAAAGTCTCCGTAGAGGTAGCACAAAATGACCACGTGGTACGGTAACCAGCAGATGCAAAAGAGCACTGTGACTATGATGATCATCTTGGTGACCTTGCGCTTGGCTCGCTTCGACTCCGACATCCCATCGAGAGGATCCACCGCGGTCCAGAGGTACTTGATGGTGCGTGTGTAGGACAAGCTCACGATGAGCACAGGAATAACATAGCCAAAAACAAAGGTGCAGGTGTCCAGAACCTTCCGGTTATGCTCTTCCCACCCTGGCACACACACATTGCTGTTTTCGAAATCAATGAGGTCGTAGTAACTCAAATAAGGCCCGGCGAAAACAAGCGACAGGCCCCAGATGACCACCATCGCAACTACAGCGTTACACGGCGTTCTCAATTCTCTGGAGCGCAGGGGGTAACGGATGGCCAGATACCTGAAAAAGAAGAAACCCACTGATCAAATGGAGCTGTGAAAAATTGGCTCTTTAGCCCTGTATAAAAGGGACAGGAAATGTTCATCAGAAGCTGAGTGGTGCTTTCTGAAATTGAGTTTGCCCTGAAACGCCATATGATCAATATAGCAAACAATTTTCATCACACAACAAGAATAATTCTTCTTGTTTTCTACCAAAAAAAGAGTTAATTAACAACCAATGATTcacacccaccccccacccagCCCTGGACCATTTTTCACAGAGCAGGAAACCGTcaaattaac includes:
- the galr2b gene encoding galanin receptor 2b, whose product is MSDHEDLNKAMGHWNASESYQLNPASVIVSVVFSLIFLLGTIGNSLVLAVLLRSGQVGYNTTNLFILNLSVADFFFIIFCVPFQATIYSLEGWVFGSFMCKVVHFFINLTMYASSFTLAAVSVDRYLAIRYPLRSRELRTPCNAVVAMVVIWGLSLVFAGPYLSYYDLIDFENSNVCVPGWEEHNRKVLDTCTFVFGYVIPVLIVSLSYTRTIKYLWTAVDPLDGMSESKRAKRKVTKMIIIVTVLFCICWLPYHVVILCYLYGDFPFNQTTYAFRLLSHCMAYANSCLNPIVYALVSKHFRKGFKKVFSCILSKKGRNKVHVVHVANTVPGFEAGSTEVSHMNEENARQNENEMVNRPLAEPQDTTMTITLPFQNQP